The sequence CAAGCTTTAGAACGCTGGCCCCTTCAAAAAATTCGAGTGATTCATCGAATTGGTGATCTCGACATCGGTGACCAAATTGTTTTTGTTGGTATTACTAGTGCGCATCGAGGCGCATCATTCGAAGCCTGTGAGTTCGTGATGGATTTCTTAAAAACCAAAGCACCCTTTTGGAAGAAAGAACGCACAGAAAAAGAAAGCCGATGGATTGATTCTAGAGCATCGGATCATAAAGCGGCATCTCGATGGACTTAATCTAAAAAAATATTTACACAATAAATTAATATTTAAGCCAAGTGATATGCTTGGTTTTTTTACAGCTAAGTATAATTCTGTACATTTATATTTACGTATTAACGTTGATGATAATAATGTAGATTAAATCCTGAGCAATGCGATAGAGGTATATTTTGTTGCGTATAACGAACCGTTTGCTTATTTTCTAAATGAATAATTAGTCAGTATCCTTTATATCTAATAATTTTAAATTCATGTTTATTCGATGCTTGTAGGTATTCATACTGAATATCTATCAAACTTACACTGAAT is a genomic window of Vibrio algarum containing:
- the moaE gene encoding molybdopterin synthase catalytic subunit MoaE, with translation MTYSVSVIREDFSVGEEYSQLAEGTSAGAVAMFSGKVRDMNLGSNVTGLTLEHYPGMTEKALSEICQQALERWPLQKIRVIHRIGDLDIGDQIVFVGITSAHRGASFEACEFVMDFLKTKAPFWKKERTEKESRWIDSRASDHKAASRWT